Proteins found in one Takifugu flavidus isolate HTHZ2018 chromosome 7, ASM371156v2, whole genome shotgun sequence genomic segment:
- the rabggta gene encoding geranylgeranyl transferase type-2 subunit alpha, whose protein sequence is MHGRVKVKSTAQQEEEKRKEREKKLKLYITARDACFSKRKEGVLDDDALQLSQQLLSSNPDFATLWNYRREILMHMETVKNEDEMQKVYEAELSFLESCLKMNPKSYGSWHHRCWVSTRLPRPDWARELSLCDRCLSLDDRNFHCWDYRRMVVKMSGVPVDQELAFTDRLIGSNFSNYSSWHYRSTLLPLLHPESPDPPSPSGEPPRSSPPPSPQSHSHRVCEEQLLKEYELVRNAFFTDPNDQSAWFYYRWLLGRAEREEIISCVFVSREEERVAVAFSRPVNAQTVGLLLVLDGQLQRVEWRSVHPRFKHSPVWICDLPPGTISDIVNEHNLTVHWTEKHTHRDCALYTGRCESWCRDSATDQELFRSELSVEKTSVLQSELDSCNQLQELEPLNKWCLLTVILLMRALDPLGYEKETLAHFQTLKEVDPMRSAYYSDLCSKFMIENTILKMEYAEVRVFSIADKNLTTLCHLDQLLLVTHISLSSNQLEQLPPQFAMLQCLEVLEADNNKIEKLEGVYQLPKLEEVLLRNNKISTLADLQPLASCPKLKHLDLRGNPVTQTDNIEAELAELLPSVTHLLL, encoded by the exons ATG CATGGTCGAGTGAAAGTAAAATCTACAGCCCagcaagaagaggagaaaagaaaagagcgaGAGAAGAAACTAAAACTCTACATCACCGCCAGAGATGCCTGTTTTTCCAAG aggaaggagggggtaTTGGATGATGACGCTCTTCAGctgagccagcagctgctgtcatCTAATCCTGACTTTGCAACCCTCTGGAACTACAGAAGAGAGATCCTTATGCATATGGAAACTGTGAA gaACGAGGATGAGATGCAGAAGGTTTATGAGGCCGAGTTGTCGTTCCTGGAGTCGTGTCTGAAGATGAACCCAAAGTCTTACGGCAGTTGGCACCACCGTTGTTGGGTCTCCACCCGCTTACCCCGACCAGACTGGGCCAGAGAGCTGAGCCTGTGTGACCGCTGCCTCAGCCTAGATGACCGTAACT TCCATTGCTGGGATTACCGCCGTATGGTTGTGAAGATGTCCGGCGTGCCTGTCGATCAAGAGTTGGCGTTTACCGACCGTCTAATTGGCTCCAACTTTTCTAATTACTCCAGCTGGCACTATCGCAGCACGTTATTGCCGCTGCTCCACCCGGAGTCTCCGGATCCCCCTTCGCCATCAGGAGAGCCTCCCCGGTCCTCCCCGCCACCTTCTCCACAATCACATTCTCACCGTGTGTGTGAAGAGCAGCTCctcaaag aATATGAGCTTGTGCGGAATGCTTTCTTCACGGACCCCAACGACCAAAGTGCTTGGTTCTACTATCGCTGGTTGCTAGGCAGAG CGGAGCGTGAGGAGATCATaagctgtgtttttgtcagtCGAGAGGAGGAAAGGGTGGCTGTGGCCTTCTCTCGGCCTGTAAAT GCACAGACTGTCGGCCTGCTGCTGGTACTCGACGGGCAGCTACAGAGAGTCGAGTGGCGAAGCGTCCACCCACGTTTCAAACACAGCCCTGTCTGG ATCTGTGACCTCCCTCCAGGAACCATAAGTGACATTGTAAATGAGCATAATCTGACGGTGCACTGGACCGagaaacacacgcacagagacTGCGCTCTCTACACAG GTCGATGCGAGAGCTGGTGTCGAGACTCCGCGACGGATCAGGAGCTCTTCAG GAGCGAACTGTCGGTGGAGAAGACCTCCGTGTTACAGTCGGAGCTGGATTCATGCAACCAGCTGCAAGAGCTGGAGCCGCTCAACAAAT GGTGTTTACTGACCGTGATACTCCTGATGAGGGCGCTAGATCCTTTAGGATATGAAAAAGAGACGCTGGCTCATTTTCAAACTCTGAAA GAGGTCGATCCCATGCGTTCCGCATATTATAGCGACCTGTGCAGCAAGTTTATGATCGAAAACACCATCCTGAAAATGGAGTATGCCGAAGTGCGCGTCTTCAGCATTGCTGACAAG AACCTGACCACCTTGTGCCACCTGGACCAACTGTTACTGGTGACCCACATCAGCCTGTCGTCCaatcagctggagcagctcccTCCTCAGTTTGCCATGTTGCAGTGCCTTGAG GTGTTGGAGGCTGATAACAACAAAATAGAAAAGCTGGAAGGGGTGTATCAACTTCCTAAACTAGAGGAAGTCCTCCTGAGGAATAACA AAATCTCCACCCTGGCAGATCTTCAGCCACTGGCCTCCTGCCCCAAGCTGAAGCATCTTGATCTCCGTGGCAACCCCGTCACTCAGACGGATAACATCGAGGCCGAGCTGGCCGAGCTGCTCCCTTCCGTCACTCACCTCCTGCTCTGA